The following are from one region of the Macrobrachium nipponense isolate FS-2020 chromosome 21, ASM1510439v2, whole genome shotgun sequence genome:
- the LOC135197711 gene encoding cuticle protein AM1159-like: protein MSSKLLVCLLLGAVNAVPQGYGPPPRPSYSAPGGGPSGPVIPILVDNRDGPDASGAYRFNFETGNGISRQEQGAGRGPQGAVVSQGGWSFTFPDGTPATFNFVADENGYRVESPLLPTPPPLPPHAIAQIEKARQEDAAAAAGGRRPQYGAPAPPSQGYSFR from the exons ATGAGCTCG AAACTGTTGGTGTGCTTGCTCTTGGGAGCTGTGAACGCTGTCCCTCAGGGATATGGCCCCCCTCCCCGCCCTTCGTATTCCGCCCCAGGGGGTGGTCCTTCCGGCCCTGTGATCCCCATCCTTGTGGATAACCGAGATGGCCCCGATGCCTCGGGGGCCTACCGCTTCAACTTCGAAACTGGCAACGGTATCAGTCGTCAGGAACAGGGCGCTGGTCGAGGACCTCAGGGCGCCGTTGTCTCTCAGGGAGGATGGTC ATTCACTTTTCCCGACGGCACCCCAGCCACTTTTAATTTCGTAGCTGACGAAAATGGGTACCGCGTCGAATCACCCCTTCTCCCaactccccctcctcttcccccccaCGCCATCGCCCAGATCGAAAAGGCTCGTCAGGAGGACGCAGCCGCTGCTGCAGGAGGAAGACGCCCACAGTACGGCGCCCCTGCGCCACCCAGCCAAGGTTACAGCTTCCGTTAA